The window ACCTCCCCACAAAGTACTAATTACAAAGGTAAAAACGGTAACCTTGCAGTGGAAAAACCCAGCTTACCTACCTTAATCGAGTTAACCAAGTTAACATCACCTATAATAGGACTAACATACCATGTTTCCTTATGGGATACACCAAGGACACATCACTTATGGAATCCTTATGCCAAAAAATGCATAATTTAAATCCAAGAATGAGAAAACCTCACACTAATCCAAATTGTATAACACTCAAAAATATCaaggtcattaaaaataaacagtaaggcAGTGATCCAGATTAAAGGAGTCTAAATGAAATGTATAAACCTTGACTAGATTCTAAACCAGAAAGAATGTGATACATTATCAGGACAACTGATAAAATTTGAATAAGGTTTGTAAGTTAAATAGTGTTATGTATCAGTATTAAATTTTCCTGATCACTATACTTGTAGCTGTGTAAGTAAATTAAACATCCTTGTTCTTAGCACATACACTGATGTATTTAGCTGCAAGGGGCAAGAGGTCTGTAACATACTCATGGTTAAAAATTCTATGtgtgcagggacacctgggtggctcagtcggttaagcagttaagcatctgactttgactcaggtcatgatctcatggtttgtgaattcgagacctgcatcagactctgtgctgacagcttggagcctggagcctgctttgaattctatgtctccctctctctctgccccttccccactagtactctgtctctcaaaaataaacattaaaaaaaaaattttaagttctatgTGTACATACAGATAtcaatatgtgtgtatatacacacattcacatacaagGAGAGAATGATTCAAACATGTTAACTCATCAATCTGAATAAAGGGAATACAAGAGATGTTATATAACTTACATTTTTTGGAAAGTttgatattatttcaaaataagaaatttaaagaaatgcaaaaatacatatgaaacaaaatatCATCATTTAGCGATAACCAGAAATACCTATTCATCTATACCTTTTCTAATGAGATCACACAAAATCCCATGCCTTGTTTTTTTCAGGTTAATATATTCTGGACATCTTCCAATATCCCGAACTACAAATTTACCTTTTCCCATCTGATGTTTGCATAGTATCCTACTGGattaataaatcataaaatactcTATCCAACTGATTGTTTCCTATTATAAACAATGATGCaatgaccattttttttaatacatctgTAGCAAATACAAATTTACTTCTGAAGATCAAAGCTTCATCCCAGGGGATCTATTCCTTAATTTTAATCCAATATACCATATGAAATAAAGCAATCATAGTATGAATTCTTGGTTATAGGAAATTTAAGTCAgtaattttattcacttttcacAGCTTTAGTAAAAATAATGGTCACtgtaaataagtataaaatataagttAAAGTAATCCAGAAacctccctgaccaccccccctgcccccgccaaaAAAACTAGCTAGTATATATATGGCAAATATCCTTTTCACACAGTATCTTTAggcatgtatttacttttaaagactCTAGCAGATGGATCTTGCCAAGAGGGTTACAAGCTATTCCTCCTCAATATTAGTTCCATTCCTGGCATTATGGTTCCACGTCATCATTTTAATGGATGTTAGAAAGATTCCATCTGAAGAAATCCCTTTCCACTCTCAATACTTGATAGGTTTTCACCAGCAACGACCCTCCAAATATGTGACGACGTACATCCTGACAGAAGCCATTAAGACATTCTTCACTTTTAACGATTCTTGCCAGTGTGGACTTTCTGATGGTACGTGAGACGTGAAGGGTGACTGAAGTCCTTACCACATACATCACATTTGTATGGTTTCTCACCAGTGTGTACTCTCTGATGGGCTTGAAGACGTGAACTCTGACTGAAGCTCTTACCACATTCTTcacatttaaatagtttttccCTAATGTGAACACTCAGATGGACTCTCAGATTTGAGGGGAGACTGAAGGCCTTACCACACTCTTCACACCTATggggtttctctcctgtatggaCCCTCTGATGATGGCGAAGGTTCAAGCTCCTCCCGAAGCCTTTCCCACACTCCTCACATTTGTAAGGTTTTTCTCCAGTGTGGCCTCTCTGGTGGTATATAAACTGTGAACTATATCTAAAACCCTTTCCACAGACATCGCATTTGTATGGCTTCTCCCCAGTGTGGACTCTCTGATGGGACTGAAGACCAGAGGACTGACTGAAGCCCTTACCACATACACCACATTTGTacggtttctctccagtatggacTCTCTGATGTACCCGAAAGTCTATGGCCTGACTGAAGCTTTTGTCACACTCCTCGcatttatagggtttctctccagagTGGACTCTCTGATGAGCATGAAGATTTGATCGCCAGCTGAAGCCCTTCCCACACTCCTCACATTTATATggtttttctccagtgtgaattaCCTGGTGCAATTTAAGATTTGAACTGTAACTGAAGTCCTTACCACACACATCACATTTGTATGGTTTCTCTCCGGTGTGGACTCTCTGATGGGTTTGAAGCTTTGATGACTGGCTGAAGCCCTTCCCACACGTTTCACATTTGAATCGTTTCTCCCCAGTGTGGACGTTCTGATGGACTTGAAGATTAGAAGCCTGACTGAAGCCCTTCCCACACTCCTTACACTtgtagggtttctctcctgtgtgaactCGGAAATGGATATGAAGATCTGTATTACGGGTAAAGCCCTTCCCACACGCCTCGCATTTgtatggtttctctccagtgtggactCTCCGATGGCATATTAGCGGTGAATTATGACTGAAGCCCTTACCACAGACGTCACATTTGTAAGGCTTCTCCCCAGTGTGGACCCTCTGATGTATGTGATAGTGTGCAGCCTGAGTGAAGCCCTTACCACACTCCTCACATTTGTAGGGTTTCTCACCCCTGTGGACCCTCTGATGCACACGAAGATTAACACTCCAGCCGAAGCCCTTACCACACTCTTCACATTTGTATGGTTTTTCTTCAGTGTGGACCCTCTGATGGCACTGAAAATTTGAACTCTGGCTAAAGCACTTACCGCACTCTtcacatttgtaaggtttctctccggTGTGAGTCCTGTAATGAATGATAAGGCCTGTGCTGCTACTGAATCCCTTGCCACAACTGTCACATCTGTAGGACTTTTCCCCTGTGTGGTTAGACTGATGAGGATGAAAAGCGCTCTTACCGAAGCAATCGCCAGGTTCATGACATTTATTGTGTTTCTCTCTTGGGCGAATTCTCTGAAGAGCCTGCAGGTGTGGCCACCGCCTGGAGCATTTCTCTCCTGGGTGAACGTTGTGAAGTGGAAGCACTGAGCTATAACTGAAACCCTTTCCACACTCACGACACGGAAAGAGATCGCCTCCTGGGGGTACGTGTCGACTGAAACCATCGCAAATGCTTTTGCCGCATTCATTGTATTCATAGGGTTTCTGTTCTGTGCCAGTGCTAATACAATCACTAAGTGACTGCTTCATGAAGGCCTCACATACACTCAggttatttttcacatttacttgCTGACCTCTACTCT is drawn from Felis catus isolate Fca126 chromosome E2, F.catus_Fca126_mat1.0, whole genome shotgun sequence and contains these coding sequences:
- the ZNF227 gene encoding zinc finger protein 227 isoform X2; the encoded protein is MVENFENLLSVGHLPFKPDMMSQLEAEEKLWMMERETQRNGYSSENHVAVPSGSKNQKEMETLRKVALKYLSHEELSCWQIWKQVASDFTSCLQRKHSQLLHGDSVQVSESENNGMNPKAGSSSYPAGVSILRTQDSCGNTYPRESPEQSRGQQVNVKNNLSVCEAFMKQSLSDCISTGTEQKPYEYNECGKSICDGFSRHVPPGGDLFPCRECGKGFSYSSVLPLHNVHPGEKCSRRWPHLQALQRIRPREKHNKCHEPGDCFGKSAFHPHQSNHTGEKSYRCDSCGKGFSSSTGLIIHYRTHTGEKPYKCEECGKCFSQSSNFQCHQRVHTEEKPYKCEECGKGFGWSVNLRVHQRVHRGEKPYKCEECGKGFTQAAHYHIHQRVHTGEKPYKCDVCGKGFSHNSPLICHRRVHTGEKPYKCEACGKGFTRNTDLHIHFRVHTGEKPYKCKECGKGFSQASNLQVHQNVHTGEKRFKCETCGKGFSQSSKLQTHQRVHTGEKPYKCDVCGKDFSYSSNLKLHQVIHTGEKPYKCEECGKGFSWRSNLHAHQRVHSGEKPYKCEECDKSFSQAIDFRVHQRVHTGEKPYKCGVCGKGFSQSSGLQSHQRVHTGEKPYKCDVCGKGFRYSSQFIYHQRGHTGEKPYKCEECGKGFGRSLNLRHHQRVHTGEKPHRCEECGKAFSLPSNLRVHLSVHIREKLFKCEECGKSFSQSSRLQAHQRVHTGEKPYKCDVCGKDFSHPSRLTYHQKVHTGKNR
- the ZNF227 gene encoding zinc finger protein 227 isoform X3, with the translated sequence MMSQLEAEEKLWMMERETQRNGYSSENHVAVPSGSKNQKEMETLRKVALKYLSHEELSCWQIWKQVASDFTSCLQRKHSQLLHGDSVQVSESENNGMNPKAGSSSYPAGVSILRTQDSCGNTYPRESPEQSRGQQVNVKNNLSVCEAFMKQSLSDCISTGTEQKPYEYNECGKSICDGFSRHVPPGGDLFPCRECGKGFSYSSVLPLHNVHPGEKCSRRWPHLQALQRIRPREKHNKCHEPGDCFGKSAFHPHQSNHTGEKSYRCDSCGKGFSSSTGLIIHYRTHTGEKPYKCEECGKCFSQSSNFQCHQRVHTEEKPYKCEECGKGFGWSVNLRVHQRVHRGEKPYKCEECGKGFTQAAHYHIHQRVHTGEKPYKCDVCGKGFSHNSPLICHRRVHTGEKPYKCEACGKGFTRNTDLHIHFRVHTGEKPYKCKECGKGFSQASNLQVHQNVHTGEKRFKCETCGKGFSQSSKLQTHQRVHTGEKPYKCDVCGKDFSYSSNLKLHQVIHTGEKPYKCEECGKGFSWRSNLHAHQRVHSGEKPYKCEECDKSFSQAIDFRVHQRVHTGEKPYKCGVCGKGFSQSSGLQSHQRVHTGEKPYKCDVCGKGFRYSSQFIYHQRGHTGEKPYKCEECGKGFGRSLNLRHHQRVHTGEKPHRCEECGKAFSLPSNLRVHLSVHIREKLFKCEECGKSFSQSSRLQAHQRVHTGEKPYKCDVCGKDFSHPSRLTYHQKVHTGKNR
- the ZNF227 gene encoding zinc finger protein 227 isoform X1 codes for the protein MPSQDSDLSEKEQEKMTKFQEAVTFKDVAVVFTIEELGLLDSAQRKLYRDVMVENFENLLSVGHLPFKPDMMSQLEAEEKLWMMERETQRNGYSSENHVAVPSGSKNQKEMETLRKVALKYLSHEELSCWQIWKQVASDFTSCLQRKHSQLLHGDSVQVSESENNGMNPKAGSSSYPAGVSILRTQDSCGNTYPRESPEQSRGQQVNVKNNLSVCEAFMKQSLSDCISTGTEQKPYEYNECGKSICDGFSRHVPPGGDLFPCRECGKGFSYSSVLPLHNVHPGEKCSRRWPHLQALQRIRPREKHNKCHEPGDCFGKSAFHPHQSNHTGEKSYRCDSCGKGFSSSTGLIIHYRTHTGEKPYKCEECGKCFSQSSNFQCHQRVHTEEKPYKCEECGKGFGWSVNLRVHQRVHRGEKPYKCEECGKGFTQAAHYHIHQRVHTGEKPYKCDVCGKGFSHNSPLICHRRVHTGEKPYKCEACGKGFTRNTDLHIHFRVHTGEKPYKCKECGKGFSQASNLQVHQNVHTGEKRFKCETCGKGFSQSSKLQTHQRVHTGEKPYKCDVCGKDFSYSSNLKLHQVIHTGEKPYKCEECGKGFSWRSNLHAHQRVHSGEKPYKCEECDKSFSQAIDFRVHQRVHTGEKPYKCGVCGKGFSQSSGLQSHQRVHTGEKPYKCDVCGKGFRYSSQFIYHQRGHTGEKPYKCEECGKGFGRSLNLRHHQRVHTGEKPHRCEECGKAFSLPSNLRVHLSVHIREKLFKCEECGKSFSQSSRLQAHQRVHTGEKPYKCDVCGKDFSHPSRLTYHQKVHTGKNR